In Phycicoccus sp. M110.8, the following are encoded in one genomic region:
- a CDS encoding anthranilate synthase component I: MPVSDVSPDLAFGATWPSLDTFSVLAQDRRVIPVVRRLMADAETPVGVYRKLAQDRPGTFLLESAEHGGVWSRYSIVGAASRATLTERGGEALWLGEPPVGVPTGGNPLEALRDTVAALATEPVEGLPPLTGGMVGAITYDAVRRWERVPDTNPDVLDVPELAMMLATDLAVLDHADGSLLLVANAVNYDATDERVEQAWADAVARLDAMTADLAAAAPSTVATVDPDAFDRARQGVTSNTTQSDFEQMVQDAKEDIRAGEVFQVVLSQRFSTPCPADALDVYRALRTANPSPYMYLLRLPHPDGGSYDVVGSSPEALVKVTGRRAITHPIAGSRPRGKTPEEDLALAEDLLADPKERSEHVMLVDLGRNDLQRVCEPGTVDVVEFMNVRRYSHVTHLESTVVGDIRPGCTAYDVLRATFPAGTLSGAPKPRALSLIEHYEPSRRGVYGGVVGYLDFHGDLDMAIAIRTALVKDGTAHVQAGAGIVADSVPTTEYEETVNKAAAALRAVATASALRTVR, from the coding sequence ATGCCGGTGAGTGACGTCAGCCCGGACCTCGCCTTCGGTGCGACCTGGCCGAGCCTGGACACCTTCTCGGTGCTCGCCCAGGACCGCCGGGTCATCCCGGTGGTGCGCCGTCTCATGGCCGATGCCGAGACGCCGGTCGGGGTGTACCGCAAGCTCGCCCAGGACCGCCCGGGCACGTTCCTGCTGGAGTCGGCGGAGCACGGGGGAGTCTGGTCGCGCTACTCGATAGTGGGGGCAGCCAGCCGTGCCACGCTGACCGAGCGCGGCGGCGAGGCCCTCTGGCTGGGCGAGCCCCCGGTCGGCGTGCCCACCGGCGGCAACCCGCTGGAGGCGCTGCGCGACACCGTCGCGGCGCTCGCCACCGAGCCGGTCGAGGGCCTGCCGCCGCTGACCGGCGGCATGGTCGGCGCCATCACGTACGACGCGGTCCGCCGCTGGGAGCGGGTCCCCGACACCAACCCCGACGTCCTCGACGTGCCGGAGCTGGCGATGATGCTCGCCACCGACCTGGCCGTGCTCGACCACGCCGACGGGTCGCTGCTGCTCGTGGCGAACGCCGTCAACTACGACGCCACCGACGAGCGGGTCGAGCAGGCGTGGGCCGACGCGGTCGCCCGGCTCGACGCGATGACCGCCGACCTGGCCGCAGCGGCCCCGTCCACGGTCGCCACCGTCGACCCGGACGCCTTCGACCGCGCCCGGCAGGGCGTCACGAGCAACACCACCCAGTCGGACTTCGAGCAGATGGTGCAGGACGCCAAGGAGGACATCCGCGCCGGCGAGGTGTTCCAGGTCGTCCTCTCCCAGCGGTTCTCGACCCCCTGCCCGGCCGACGCCCTGGACGTCTACCGGGCGCTGCGGACCGCGAACCCCAGCCCGTACATGTACCTGCTGCGCCTGCCGCACCCCGACGGCGGCTCCTACGACGTCGTCGGGTCCTCGCCGGAGGCGCTGGTCAAGGTCACCGGCCGCCGCGCGATCACGCACCCGATCGCCGGGTCGCGGCCCCGCGGCAAGACGCCCGAGGAGGACCTCGCGCTGGCCGAGGACCTGCTCGCCGACCCCAAGGAGCGGTCCGAGCACGTCATGCTCGTCGACCTCGGGCGCAACGACCTGCAGCGCGTGTGCGAGCCGGGGACGGTCGACGTCGTCGAGTTCATGAACGTCCGCCGCTACTCGCACGTGACCCACCTGGAGTCCACGGTGGTGGGCGACATCCGCCCGGGCTGCACGGCATACGACGTCCTGCGGGCGACGTTCCCGGCGGGCACGCTGTCGGGCGCACCCAAGCCGCGCGCGCTCAGCCTCATCGAGCACTACGAACCCAGCCGGCGCGGCGTCTACGGCGGCGTCGTCGGCTACCTCGACTTCCACGGAGACCTCGACATGGCCATCGCGATCCGGACCGCCCTCGTCAAGGACGGCACCGCGCACGTCCAGGCCGGGGCCGGCATCGTCGCCGACTCGGTGCCGACGACGGAGTACGAGGAGACGGTCAACAAGGCGGCTGCCGCCCTGCGTGCCGTCGCCACCGCCTCGGCCCTGCGGACCGTCCGGTGA
- a CDS encoding Trp biosynthesis-associated membrane protein, translating into MRRLRPTGKLFVVLLALASSLVLLASGGRTWVSGTVDDAVLGASRIDATGTEVASGVVALALVALAAAVASTTSGPVLRRVTLAVVALAAVAEGYVVARVAFDPSGALGSVAARSAGRTGTLETHSSATAWPWVDLVACVLLLVAAVGGWVGAPGWRGLGARYETPTTTAGPRGQRVGTDWDRLDAGEDPTVRDDTRTT; encoded by the coding sequence GTGAGGCGGCTGCGCCCGACGGGCAAGCTCTTCGTCGTCCTGCTGGCCCTCGCCTCCTCGCTGGTGCTGCTCGCCAGCGGCGGCCGCACGTGGGTCTCCGGCACCGTCGACGACGCCGTGCTCGGCGCCAGCCGGATCGACGCCACCGGCACCGAGGTCGCCTCCGGCGTCGTCGCCCTGGCGCTGGTCGCCCTCGCGGCAGCGGTCGCCAGCACGACGAGCGGACCGGTCCTGCGGCGGGTCACCCTCGCGGTGGTCGCGCTGGCGGCCGTCGCCGAGGGGTACGTCGTGGCCCGGGTCGCGTTCGACCCGTCCGGGGCGCTGGGGTCCGTGGCCGCCCGCAGTGCCGGTCGCACGGGCACCCTCGAGACCCACTCGAGCGCGACGGCGTGGCCGTGGGTCGACCTGGTGGCCTGCGTCCTGCTCCTCGTGGCCGCCGTCGGCGGGTGGGTCGGCGCACCGGGCTGGCGCGGGCTCGGCGCCCGGTACGAGACGCCGACCACCACGGCAGGGCCCCGCGGCCAGCGCGTGGGCACCGACTGGGACCGTCTGGACGCCGGCGAGGACCCGACGGTGCGCGACGACACCCGGACCACCTGA
- a CDS encoding HGxxPAAW family protein, with protein MAEEAHEDHGHSIAAWTGVGVILVGSALASVAVAIANVALFVVGIVICLVGAVAGKVLSMAGYGAKTVVGPDSPDTTKPELGIH; from the coding sequence ATGGCAGAAGAAGCCCACGAAGACCACGGCCACAGCATCGCCGCCTGGACCGGGGTGGGCGTCATCCTCGTCGGGAGCGCCCTGGCGTCCGTGGCCGTCGCCATCGCCAACGTCGCGCTGTTCGTCGTGGGCATCGTGATCTGCCTCGTCGGCGCCGTCGCGGGCAAGGTCCTCTCCATGGCCGGCTACGGCGCCAAGACCGTCGTCGGTCCCGACTCGCCCGACACCACCAAGCCCGAGCTCGGCATCCACTGA
- a CDS encoding DUF2752 domain-containing protein translates to MSVATGSVAPAGVRAPLLVGAGGAALAAALLLRDPHQPGSWGVCPFLLVTGVPCPACGGLRATHDLLTGNVGAALSSNAYAVGTAVLVAVAYVSWLAAAARGRRPAWAARLSVAGPVWALGLLAFGVLRLLPALSVLRP, encoded by the coding sequence GTGAGCGTCGCCACCGGCAGCGTGGCGCCCGCCGGCGTGCGGGCCCCGTTGCTGGTGGGCGCCGGGGGAGCGGCACTCGCGGCGGCACTGCTCCTGCGCGACCCGCACCAGCCCGGCTCGTGGGGTGTGTGCCCGTTCCTGCTGGTCACCGGGGTGCCGTGCCCGGCGTGCGGCGGCCTGCGCGCGACGCACGACCTGCTCACCGGGAACGTGGGCGCGGCGCTGTCCAGCAACGCGTATGCCGTGGGCACCGCGGTCCTCGTCGCCGTGGCGTACGTCTCGTGGCTGGCAGCAGCCGCCCGCGGTCGCCGGCCGGCCTGGGCCGCGCGGCTGTCCGTGGCCGGTCCGGTCTGGGCCCTCGGCCTGCTCGCCTTCGGGGTGCTGCGCCTGCTGCCCGCCCTGTCCGTTCTGCGACCCTGA
- the trpC gene encoding indole-3-glycerol phosphate synthase TrpC has protein sequence MATVLDAIVAGVREDLAARVAATPRDVVERLASDVPAALDAESALRRPGLSLIAEVKRSSPSKGELATIADPAALAADYEAGGATAVSVLTEQRRFGGSLADLDAVRAAVGIPVLRKDFMVEDYQLFEARAHGADIILLIVAALPQADLVRMHALARELGMTALVEVHDEDETRRALDAGATVVGVNARNLKTLDVDPDTFGRLAGLVPDGVVRVAESGVSGPQDAARYAAEGADAVLVGEALVRGADPRRAAHDIITAGAPA, from the coding sequence ATGGCCACCGTCCTCGATGCGATCGTCGCCGGCGTGCGCGAGGACCTCGCGGCACGCGTGGCAGCGACCCCTCGGGACGTCGTCGAGCGTCTCGCCTCCGACGTCCCCGCCGCCCTCGACGCCGAGTCGGCCCTGCGCCGTCCCGGCCTGTCGCTCATCGCGGAGGTCAAGCGGTCCAGCCCGAGCAAGGGCGAGCTGGCCACCATCGCCGACCCGGCCGCCCTGGCCGCCGACTACGAGGCGGGTGGGGCCACGGCGGTGAGCGTGCTGACCGAGCAGCGCCGTTTCGGCGGGTCGCTGGCCGACCTCGACGCCGTCCGAGCCGCCGTGGGGATCCCCGTGCTGCGCAAGGACTTCATGGTCGAGGACTACCAGCTGTTCGAGGCCCGCGCGCACGGCGCCGACATCATCCTGCTCATCGTGGCGGCACTGCCGCAGGCCGACCTGGTGCGCATGCACGCCCTGGCGCGCGAGCTCGGCATGACCGCCCTCGTGGAGGTCCACGACGAGGACGAGACCCGTCGCGCGCTCGACGCCGGCGCCACCGTCGTGGGGGTCAACGCCCGCAACCTCAAGACCCTGGACGTCGACCCCGACACGTTCGGCCGCCTCGCCGGCCTCGTCCCGGACGGCGTCGTCCGGGTCGCGGAGTCCGGCGTCTCCGGCCCGCAGGACGCGGCCCGCTACGCAGCCGAGGGGGCTGACGCCGTCCTCGTCGGCGAGGCGCTGGTCCGCGGCGCCGACCCCCGCCGGGCCGCGCACGACATCATCACCGCCGGCGCGCCGGCGTGA
- the trpB gene encoding tryptophan synthase subunit beta, with protein sequence MTDLRPHPVLRPGRFGDFGGRYVPEALIPALEELDEARRKAMVDPGFLGELERLHRTYTGRPSIITEVPRFAEHAGGARVILKREDLNHTGSHKINNVLAQALLTMRMGKTRVIAETGAGQHGVATATAAALMGLECVIYMGKVDTERQALNVARMRMLGAEVHAVDTGSATLKDAINEAMRDWVTNVGHTHYILGTVTGPHPFPEMVRDFHRIIGVEARAQVLDSVGRLPDAVLACVGGGSNAMGIFHRFLDDADVRLIGIEAGGEGIEGGRHAARFAASSPGVLHGTFSYLMQDDDGQTLESHSISAGLDYPSVGPEHAYLRDTGRAEYRYATDEQAMRAFELLCRTEGIIPAIESAHALAGAIEVGRELGPDAVLLVNLSGRGDKDMHTAAEYFGLIDGDAVPSGTADEPRAEGDGRTQL encoded by the coding sequence GTGACGGACCTCAGACCCCACCCCGTGCTGCGGCCGGGCCGCTTCGGCGACTTCGGCGGCCGCTACGTCCCCGAGGCGCTCATCCCCGCGCTGGAGGAGCTCGACGAGGCCCGTCGCAAGGCGATGGTCGACCCCGGGTTCCTCGGCGAGCTCGAGCGGCTGCACCGCACGTACACCGGTCGCCCGAGCATCATCACCGAGGTGCCCCGGTTCGCCGAGCACGCCGGCGGTGCCCGGGTCATCCTCAAGCGCGAGGACCTCAACCACACCGGCTCGCACAAGATCAACAACGTCCTGGCCCAGGCCCTGCTCACCATGCGCATGGGGAAGACCCGCGTCATCGCCGAGACCGGTGCCGGCCAGCACGGCGTCGCCACGGCCACGGCTGCGGCGCTCATGGGGCTCGAGTGCGTCATCTACATGGGCAAGGTCGACACCGAGCGGCAGGCGCTCAACGTCGCCCGCATGCGGATGCTCGGGGCCGAGGTGCACGCGGTCGACACCGGCAGCGCCACCCTCAAGGACGCCATCAACGAGGCGATGCGCGACTGGGTGACCAACGTCGGTCACACCCACTACATCCTGGGCACCGTCACGGGTCCCCACCCGTTCCCGGAGATGGTCCGCGACTTCCACCGCATCATCGGCGTCGAGGCGCGGGCGCAGGTGCTCGACAGCGTGGGCCGGCTGCCCGACGCCGTGCTTGCCTGCGTCGGCGGCGGCTCGAACGCCATGGGCATCTTCCACCGGTTCCTCGACGACGCCGACGTGCGCCTGATCGGCATCGAGGCCGGGGGAGAGGGCATCGAGGGCGGGCGCCACGCTGCCCGGTTCGCCGCGAGCTCGCCCGGGGTGCTGCACGGGACGTTCAGCTACCTCATGCAGGACGACGACGGCCAGACGCTGGAGTCGCACTCGATCTCGGCCGGGCTCGACTACCCCAGCGTGGGTCCCGAGCACGCCTACCTGCGCGACACCGGCCGCGCGGAGTACCGCTACGCCACCGACGAGCAGGCGATGCGCGCGTTCGAGCTGCTCTGCCGCACCGAGGGCATCATCCCGGCGATCGAGTCCGCCCACGCCCTCGCCGGGGCGATCGAGGTCGGCCGCGAGCTCGGCCCCGACGCCGTGCTGCTCGTCAACCTCTCGGGCCGCGGCGACAAGGACATGCACACGGCCGCGGAGTACTTCGGCCTCATCGACGGCGACGCGGTCCCGAGCGGCACGGCCGACGAGCCGCGCGCCGAGGGCGACGGGAGGACCCAGCTGTGA
- the trpA gene encoding tryptophan synthase subunit alpha, protein MSTTTDIGVGGVLARCREENRAALVGYLPVGFPSVEGSVAAMVAMVEAGVDIVEVGIPYSDPLMDGPTIAYAADQALKHGVHVRDVFTATRAVRDAGAPPLVMSYWNLVLKHGPRRFAQDLAAAGGAGMITPDLIPDEAGEWIAASDETGLDRVFLVAPSSTPERIAAVTDQCRGFVYAVSHMGVTGARTAMGDAARVVVERTKAVTDKPVCVGLGVSGGAQAAEVAAYADGVIVGSALVRCLTDAPDEQSGIEALRSLVGELAEGVRSGR, encoded by the coding sequence GTGAGCACGACCACCGACATCGGGGTGGGCGGGGTCCTGGCCCGCTGCCGCGAGGAGAACCGCGCAGCCCTCGTCGGCTACCTGCCCGTCGGCTTCCCGTCGGTCGAGGGCTCGGTCGCCGCGATGGTGGCGATGGTCGAGGCCGGCGTCGACATCGTCGAGGTGGGCATCCCCTACAGCGACCCGCTCATGGACGGGCCCACCATCGCGTATGCCGCCGACCAGGCCCTCAAGCACGGGGTCCACGTCCGCGACGTCTTCACCGCGACCCGCGCGGTGCGCGACGCCGGGGCGCCCCCGCTGGTCATGTCGTACTGGAACCTCGTGCTCAAGCACGGCCCCCGGCGCTTCGCCCAGGACCTCGCGGCCGCCGGCGGCGCCGGCATGATCACCCCCGACCTCATCCCGGACGAGGCCGGCGAGTGGATCGCCGCCAGCGACGAGACGGGGCTCGACCGCGTCTTCCTGGTCGCCCCCAGCTCCACCCCCGAGCGCATCGCGGCGGTCACCGACCAGTGCCGTGGCTTCGTCTACGCCGTGTCGCACATGGGCGTCACCGGTGCCCGCACGGCCATGGGGGACGCTGCCCGGGTCGTCGTGGAGCGGACCAAGGCCGTCACGGACAAGCCGGTGTGCGTCGGCCTCGGTGTCTCCGGCGGCGCGCAGGCGGCGGAGGTCGCGGCATACGCGGACGGTGTCATCGTGGGCTCCGCCCTCGTGCGGTGCCTCACGGACGCACCCGACGAGCAGTCCGGCATCGAGGCCCTCCGGTCCCTGGTCGGCGAGCTCGCCGAAGGCGTGCGGAGCGGGCGCTGA
- a CDS encoding MauE/DoxX family redox-associated membrane protein: protein MTTRTWRDWVGLVARVVLGVVLVVAGGLKVGHLETSARSVRAYQLLPYDVAGYVGYALPVLEIAVGLLLVVGLLTRGSAVVGGILMVVFIAGISSAWARGLSIDCGCFGKGGTIGASQTQYPQEIARDIGLLACAAWLAVRPRTALALDGWLFPHPAAVARPDETLDREGHPA from the coding sequence ATGACGACCCGCACGTGGCGCGACTGGGTGGGGCTCGTGGCCCGTGTGGTCCTCGGCGTGGTGCTGGTCGTCGCCGGGGGGCTCAAGGTCGGCCACCTCGAGACCTCGGCCCGGTCGGTTCGCGCCTACCAGCTGCTGCCGTACGACGTGGCCGGCTACGTCGGGTACGCCCTGCCGGTGCTCGAGATCGCCGTGGGACTGCTGCTCGTCGTGGGCCTGCTGACGCGTGGCTCGGCCGTGGTGGGCGGGATCCTCATGGTCGTCTTCATCGCTGGGATCTCCTCGGCGTGGGCGCGTGGCCTGTCCATCGACTGCGGCTGTTTCGGCAAGGGGGGAACCATCGGAGCCTCCCAGACGCAGTACCCCCAGGAGATCGCGCGCGACATCGGGCTGCTGGCCTGCGCGGCGTGGCTGGCCGTCCGCCCCCGGACGGCCCTCGCGCTCGACGGCTGGCTGTTCCCGCACCCCGCCGCCGTGGCCCGCCCCGACGAGACCCTCGACCGAGAAGGACACCCGGCATGA
- a CDS encoding DsbA family protein, protein MSKSTADRKAASRKEKAAAAAPSSNSTAKVVVAVVVVLLVVAGVVTAITLGSSDKKAATTAGGSALPKNVAAMGAGIVVNPGAPASVPTLDLYEDFQCPVCARFEEIFGLQIKDMVQANQVKLIAHPLSFLDNNLSNDSSNRAANAAACAADDDKFLQYHAATFQGQPTQEGAGYSDAALKDFATKAGITGAAMTTWEKCYADKTHNQWVESVQTQSEKDGVNGTPTVKLNGQTLDLTGLTQQAFADKVKAATK, encoded by the coding sequence ATGAGCAAGTCCACGGCCGACCGCAAGGCAGCCAGTCGCAAGGAGAAGGCGGCCGCCGCCGCGCCGAGCAGCAACAGCACGGCCAAGGTCGTCGTCGCCGTGGTGGTCGTGCTCCTCGTGGTGGCGGGCGTCGTCACGGCCATCACGCTCGGCAGCTCGGACAAGAAGGCCGCGACCACCGCCGGCGGCTCGGCCCTGCCGAAGAACGTCGCCGCGATGGGCGCCGGCATCGTCGTGAACCCCGGCGCCCCGGCGAGCGTCCCGACCCTGGACCTCTACGAGGACTTCCAGTGCCCGGTGTGCGCCCGCTTCGAGGAGATCTTCGGCCTGCAGATCAAGGACATGGTCCAGGCGAACCAGGTCAAGCTCATCGCGCACCCGCTGTCGTTCCTGGACAACAACCTCAGCAACGACTCCTCCAACCGTGCTGCCAACGCCGCAGCCTGCGCGGCCGACGACGACAAGTTCCTGCAGTACCACGCCGCGACCTTCCAGGGGCAGCCGACGCAGGAGGGTGCGGGCTACAGCGACGCGGCCCTCAAGGACTTCGCGACCAAGGCCGGCATCACTGGCGCGGCCATGACGACGTGGGAGAAGTGCTACGCCGACAAGACGCACAACCAGTGGGTGGAGTCGGTGCAGACGCAGTCCGAGAAGGACGGCGTCAACGGCACCCCCACGGTCAAGCTGAACGGCCAGACGCTCGACCTGACCGGCCTGACCCAGCAGGCGTTCGCCGACAAGGTGAAGGCCGCGACCAAGTGA
- the lgt gene encoding prolipoprotein diacylglyceryl transferase — translation MTTALVAALAPAVSAGLPASIPSPTSGVWHLGPIPIRAYALCILAGIAVAVWLTGRRLRDRGHAVEMAVDISAWAVPFGIVGGRLYHVITTPDPYFGEGGHPLHAFFIWQGGLGIWGAIALGTLGAWIGARRHGVPLMDFADAAVPGVAVAQALGRWGNWFNNELYGRRTDVPWKLEIHCWDQAAGHATTCPGSSSTVLGYFHPTFLYESLFCLVLALVLVLVDRRFRLRRGQLFGLYVAGYPLGRIVVELMRSDEAHRILGQRVNVWTSILVFLLGLAIVWANRDRPVALPDRDAHGAPQAPEPSVTSHHTE, via the coding sequence GTGACGACGGCACTGGTGGCCGCCCTGGCGCCGGCCGTGTCGGCGGGACTCCCGGCCAGCATCCCGAGCCCCACGTCGGGGGTCTGGCACCTCGGGCCGATCCCGATCCGCGCCTACGCCCTCTGCATCCTGGCCGGGATCGCGGTTGCGGTGTGGCTCACCGGTCGCCGCCTGCGCGACCGCGGCCACGCGGTCGAGATGGCCGTCGACATCTCGGCCTGGGCGGTCCCGTTCGGCATTGTCGGGGGACGCCTCTACCACGTCATCACCACGCCCGACCCCTACTTCGGCGAGGGCGGCCACCCCCTCCACGCGTTCTTCATCTGGCAGGGCGGCCTCGGCATCTGGGGCGCGATCGCGCTCGGCACGCTGGGCGCCTGGATCGGCGCCCGGCGCCACGGCGTCCCGCTGATGGACTTCGCCGACGCCGCCGTGCCCGGGGTCGCCGTGGCGCAGGCCCTCGGCCGGTGGGGCAACTGGTTCAACAACGAGCTCTACGGCCGGCGCACCGACGTCCCGTGGAAGCTGGAGATCCACTGCTGGGACCAGGCGGCCGGGCACGCCACGACCTGTCCCGGCAGCTCGAGCACCGTCCTCGGGTACTTCCACCCGACCTTCCTCTACGAGTCCCTCTTCTGCCTCGTCCTCGCGCTCGTGCTCGTGCTCGTCGACCGCCGGTTCCGCCTGCGCCGGGGCCAGCTCTTCGGCCTCTACGTCGCGGGGTATCCCCTCGGGCGCATCGTCGTCGAGCTGATGCGCTCCGACGAGGCCCACAGGATCCTGGGCCAGCGCGTCAACGTGTGGACGAGCATCCTCGTCTTCCTGCTCGGCCTGGCGATCGTCTGGGCCAACCGGGACCGCCCGGTCGCCCTGCCGGACCGGGACGCCCACGGCGCTCCGCAGGCTCCGGAACCCAGCGTGACGTCTCACCATACGGAATGA